In one window of Tenacibaculum mesophilum DNA:
- a CDS encoding RagB/SusD family nutrient uptake outer membrane protein: MKKYIKPILLGAITAFSVSCSDDFLEESPTENVTVNDVAETGKIYPDILDGTLRGIYETMFQVETGGTEDHEDYGQKGYDLISDILSGDIALAQNIYNRYSNVAQLTSTNDFTFTTPNFIAWRYYYRIINSSNLVIKSLGGNDAAITDANREQMGQAKALRAYGYFYLTQLYIPEYTPTSKVLPIYTEANSEAQPQSTTEEVYKLMIKDLEESISLLDSYSRSNLYQINKHVAKGLLAYVYASRGLNDDNIKAKELAEEVITEGGFPLTSKKKVTGGFNNVAENPSWMWGVDLTIDNGLDLVSWWGQMDYYTFSYQSFGDLKQIDLGLYNSIKDKDVRKTQFDGDTDSGSYLMPINKFYHPAKKFRGQRNVDTDYIYMRVDEMYLLSAEMSAKEGLEGDAKNRLKDLLAERYDDVADYAYVDGLSGQALQDEIYLQTRIEFWGEGKSYLALKRNKATLTRGSNHLYLAGDSMNYNDDRLVLEIPQAEVQNNPFIN, encoded by the coding sequence ATGAAAAAATATATAAAACCAATATTATTAGGAGCAATTACAGCTTTTTCAGTAAGCTGTAGTGATGATTTTCTTGAAGAAAGCCCTACAGAAAATGTGACTGTTAACGATGTGGCTGAAACAGGAAAGATTTACCCAGATATTTTAGATGGAACTTTAAGAGGTATATATGAAACTATGTTTCAGGTAGAAACAGGAGGGACTGAAGACCATGAAGATTATGGACAAAAAGGCTACGACCTTATAAGTGATATTTTGTCTGGTGACATTGCATTAGCTCAAAATATCTATAATAGATACAGTAATGTTGCCCAATTAACTTCTACTAATGATTTCACGTTTACGACTCCAAATTTTATAGCTTGGAGATATTATTATAGAATAATTAATTCTAGTAATTTAGTAATAAAATCATTAGGAGGTAATGATGCTGCAATTACTGATGCTAATAGAGAGCAAATGGGACAAGCTAAAGCTTTAAGAGCCTATGGTTATTTTTACCTAACTCAGTTATATATTCCAGAATATACACCTACATCTAAGGTTTTACCTATATATACTGAAGCTAATTCTGAAGCTCAACCACAAAGTACAACAGAAGAAGTGTATAAGTTAATGATAAAAGATTTAGAGGAGTCAATTTCTCTTCTAGATTCATACAGTAGAAGTAATTTATACCAAATAAATAAACATGTAGCAAAAGGTCTCTTAGCTTATGTTTATGCGTCAAGAGGTTTAAATGATGACAATATCAAAGCTAAAGAATTAGCAGAAGAGGTTATAACTGAAGGAGGTTTTCCTTTGACTTCTAAAAAGAAAGTTACAGGAGGTTTTAATAATGTAGCTGAAAATCCGAGTTGGATGTGGGGAGTTGATCTTACTATTGACAACGGACTAGATTTAGTGTCTTGGTGGGGACAAATGGATTACTATACATTCAGTTACCAGTCGTTTGGAGATTTAAAACAAATAGATTTAGGTTTATATAACTCTATAAAAGATAAGGATGTTAGAAAAACTCAGTTTGATGGTGATACAGACTCAGGAAGTTATTTAATGCCAATTAATAAGTTTTATCACCCAGCAAAAAAGTTTAGAGGTCAACGAAATGTAGATACTGATTATATTTATATGAGAGTTGATGAAATGTATTTATTATCTGCTGAAATGTCTGCCAAAGAAGGTTTAGAGGGAGATGCTAAAAATCGTTTAAAAGATTTATTAGCAGAAAGATACGATGACGTAGCTGATTATGCATACGTTGATGGTTTATCAGGACAAGCTTTGCAAGATGAAATTTATTTACAAACAAGAATTGAGTTTTGGGGTGAAGGAAAAAGTTACTTAGCACTAAAAAGAAATAAAGCAACTTTAACTAGAGGTTCAAATCATTTATATTTAGCAGGTGATTCTATGAATTATAATGATGATAGATTAGTTCTTGAAATTCCACAAGCAGAAGTTCAAAATAATCCATTTATAAATTAA
- a CDS encoding SusC/RagA family TonB-linked outer membrane protein, whose product MSILAQEKTVTGTVTDKTGALPGVSVIIKGTNKGTETDFDGKYAIKVNQGDILVFSFVGLKTIERTVGVTSILNIKMEEDANLLDEVVVVAYGTTTKEAFTGSASVLGVKDLATRNVTSPIAAIEGRATGIQFTSSAGPGASPDIVIRGVGTLNGDTDPLFIVDGIQYEGELNTINQEDIESFTVLKDASSTSLYGSRAANGVVIITTKKGKKGGVRVNLTAQSGVVANGVQTYNQVSPGQYYEVMWEALKNSSAGGGDPAFASANIYNQLGYNPFNVPNDQIVGVDGKLNPNASVIYKSLDWFDELQQTGIRNNYNVGISAGGDDHTVYFSASYLDEESYVVTSGFERITARLNADFDVSESIKIGGSANIALTEARGPSSAGTGSIVNPFSFALGMGSVYPVYVNDLQGNIVRDEFGNPVFDSGEGFPEYNIGSRPTNQGRHALQELLLNNESDKNNTYGFRFYGDIKLLEGLNLKVTYGRDINELFEREYENAIIGDAQPDGRLSEDRGRGEVQNFNQILTYVNSFGNHNLELLAGHESFERSISNIEGLATIQAANGIFEFANFSNIVDLDGATFDKAIEGYLFRANYNYANKYYFSGSVRRDGSSVFDMDKRWGTFYSVGASWRIDQEKFMKNVSFINKLKLRASYGEVGNDDLLDSYLSQARFSITSNAANPAIIFTDIGNANLQWETIENFDVALEFALFDNFLDGSVEYYKKNSTDLLYLLPIAPSNGLNEVPVNAGDMFNSGWEVGLTAYLFNKENFKWDLTLQASTFKNEITKLPDPFINGSKRWAEGRSRFDYFLLRTAGVDPDNGDQLFYMYEQDENGESVPVLDANGNHETTNDWQDTERAYTGDSSVPDLLGSVLNKITYKDFTFDFLVTYGIGGKVLDNAYSSMMHSGSYGRSLHPDILNAWKQPGDITNVPRLENGNPDLVRTQSDRFLTDASFWALKNVNIGYTLDKKVVESLNMDNIRFNLSGENLFLRSERKGLDPQYNLAGTPSGDDFSPPRIISFGINVSF is encoded by the coding sequence ATGTCAATATTAGCACAAGAAAAAACGGTTACAGGAACAGTAACTGATAAAACTGGAGCACTACCAGGAGTTAGTGTTATTATAAAAGGTACTAATAAAGGTACTGAAACAGATTTTGATGGGAAGTATGCCATAAAAGTAAACCAAGGAGATATACTTGTTTTTAGTTTTGTAGGGCTTAAAACTATCGAAAGAACAGTTGGAGTAACTTCTATTTTAAATATTAAAATGGAAGAGGACGCTAACTTGTTAGACGAAGTGGTAGTTGTAGCTTATGGGACCACTACTAAAGAAGCATTTACAGGTTCAGCGAGTGTTTTAGGTGTGAAAGATTTAGCCACACGTAACGTAACTTCTCCAATTGCAGCTATTGAAGGTCGTGCAACAGGTATACAATTTACATCATCTGCAGGTCCAGGAGCATCACCAGATATTGTAATTCGTGGTGTAGGTACATTAAATGGAGATACTGATCCTTTATTTATAGTGGATGGTATTCAATATGAAGGAGAGTTAAATACAATAAATCAAGAAGATATAGAGTCTTTTACAGTACTAAAAGATGCCTCTTCTACATCATTATATGGTTCAAGAGCTGCTAATGGAGTTGTAATTATTACCACCAAAAAAGGAAAGAAAGGCGGAGTAAGAGTTAACCTTACTGCTCAATCTGGAGTTGTGGCAAACGGTGTTCAAACATATAACCAAGTGTCGCCAGGTCAGTATTATGAAGTTATGTGGGAAGCTCTGAAGAATTCTAGTGCTGGTGGAGGTGATCCTGCATTTGCTAGTGCAAATATTTATAATCAATTAGGTTATAATCCGTTTAATGTGCCAAATGATCAAATAGTTGGAGTGGATGGAAAGTTAAACCCTAATGCAAGCGTTATATATAAGAGTCTTGATTGGTTTGATGAACTACAACAAACCGGAATTAGAAATAACTACAATGTAGGTATATCAGCAGGAGGTGATGATCATACAGTATATTTTTCAGCGTCATACTTGGATGAAGAGAGTTATGTTGTAACATCTGGTTTTGAGCGTATAACAGCAAGGTTAAATGCTGATTTTGATGTAAGCGAAAGTATCAAAATAGGAGGTAGTGCCAATATTGCACTTACTGAAGCAAGAGGTCCAAGTTCAGCAGGAACCGGAAGCATTGTAAATCCGTTTAGTTTTGCACTAGGCATGGGATCAGTCTACCCAGTATATGTAAATGATTTACAAGGGAATATTGTAAGGGATGAATTTGGAAATCCAGTTTTTGACTCAGGTGAAGGTTTCCCAGAGTATAATATAGGTTCCAGACCCACGAACCAAGGTCGTCACGCACTTCAAGAATTGTTACTTAATAATGAAAGTGATAAGAATAATACTTATGGGTTTAGGTTTTATGGAGACATTAAACTTTTAGAAGGGCTTAATTTAAAAGTAACTTATGGTAGAGATATAAATGAGTTATTTGAAAGAGAGTATGAAAACGCAATTATTGGAGATGCTCAGCCAGATGGAAGATTGAGTGAAGACAGAGGAAGAGGAGAAGTACAAAACTTTAATCAAATTTTAACTTATGTTAATAGTTTTGGTAACCATAATTTAGAATTGCTTGCAGGTCATGAGAGTTTTGAAAGATCTATCTCTAATATTGAGGGACTAGCAACAATACAAGCGGCAAATGGGATTTTTGAATTTGCCAATTTTTCAAATATTGTAGATTTAGATGGAGCAACTTTTGATAAAGCAATTGAAGGATATCTTTTTAGAGCTAATTATAATTATGCTAATAAATATTATTTTAGTGGTTCTGTTCGACGTGATGGATCTTCTGTGTTTGATATGGATAAAAGATGGGGTACTTTTTACTCTGTAGGGGCTTCTTGGCGTATTGACCAAGAAAAGTTCATGAAAAATGTATCTTTTATAAATAAATTAAAATTAAGAGCATCTTACGGAGAAGTAGGGAATGATGATCTTCTAGATTCATATCTGTCGCAGGCTCGTTTTTCAATTACATCTAATGCAGCTAATCCAGCCATCATTTTTACAGATATAGGTAACGCTAATTTGCAGTGGGAAACCATTGAGAATTTTGATGTAGCATTGGAGTTTGCACTATTCGATAACTTTTTAGATGGTTCTGTAGAATATTATAAGAAAAATTCAACAGATTTACTTTACCTATTACCTATTGCACCAAGTAATGGATTGAATGAAGTTCCGGTAAACGCAGGAGATATGTTTAATTCAGGTTGGGAAGTAGGATTGACAGCTTATCTTTTTAATAAAGAAAATTTTAAATGGGACTTAACATTACAAGCTTCTACATTCAAAAATGAAATCACAAAATTACCAGATCCATTTATAAATGGATCAAAACGTTGGGCTGAAGGTAGATCGAGATTTGATTATTTTTTATTAAGAACTGCAGGGGTAGATCCTGATAATGGAGATCAGTTGTTCTATATGTATGAACAGGATGAAAACGGTGAAAGTGTTCCTGTTTTAGATGCAAATGGTAATCATGAAACAACAAATGATTGGCAAGATACAGAAAGAGCATATACTGGAGATTCTTCTGTGCCAGATCTTTTAGGTTCAGTTTTAAATAAAATTACATATAAAGATTTCACTTTTGATTTTTTAGTTACCTATGGTATAGGTGGAAAAGTGCTAGACAACGCATATTCATCTATGATGCATAGTGGAAGTTACGGAAGGTCTCTACATCCAGATATATTGAATGCATGGAAACAACCTGGAGATATAACAAATGTTCCAAGGTTAGAAAATGGAAACCCTGATCTGGTAAGAACTCAGTCAGATAGGTTTTTAACCGATGCTTCTTTCTGGGCATTAAAAAACGTGAACATAGGTTACACGTTAGATAAAAAAGTTGTAGAATCACTTAATATGGATAACATAAGATTCAATTTATCAGGAGAGAATTTATTCTTAAGAAGTGAGAGAAAAGGTTTAGATCCTCAGTATAATTTAGCAGGTACACCATCTGGTGATGATTTTTCTCCCCCAAGAATTATATCTTTTGGTATTAATGTTTCATTCTAA
- a CDS encoding RagB/SusD family nutrient uptake outer membrane protein has protein sequence MLNKLKYLLIAVILISITSCKEDFLERTPTDAISASDALANETNMQLVLDGVHRGLYSQSQTIFPGGDSQRAGNHYWVPLGDNLSGGLIHSANANNLGWRTEMQWNSHTQPTSLTNELLWYHRYNIILHANLLINGILEGNLTETPTLNSILGQAYTYRAYAYLSLVQHYGKGYLIGNPSTDSGVPLLFSSESPFTSEPRSTVEEIYNQIGQDLDAAISAFEKGSTRPSGGPEVKSQLNIDVAYGLKARWALSKGDWQTAADAAVAARQNYPLMNESEWKAGFNSNDLSEVIWGSNVIQTETTFFRSYFYLASNTFNGSQIRNNPKIADRRLVDAIPDTDYRKDVFIIDAPNTNFSAANNEGGLDSDTGLPRDPNYASDLDAYNARRAEINSEYGITNSFNQHPYMHFKLKNKNPGSIDPDDIIYMRASEMYLIEAEAKAMMNDITGAQNALKPLGEERDSAYDVTVYNTQESLMDHIKFQRGVELWGEGFGYTDKIRWDEGIDHGANGGSGASAVLYQGAYQIEKPSLNDDWIFKIPQAEINANPNISPSDQN, from the coding sequence ATGTTAAATAAATTAAAATACTTATTAATAGCTGTTATCCTTATTTCGATAACATCTTGTAAAGAAGACTTTCTTGAAAGAACCCCAACGGATGCTATTTCTGCATCTGATGCGTTAGCTAACGAAACCAACATGCAATTAGTACTAGATGGAGTGCACAGAGGTTTATACTCTCAGTCACAAACAATATTTCCAGGAGGAGACTCTCAAAGAGCAGGCAATCATTATTGGGTTCCATTAGGAGATAATTTGTCTGGAGGACTAATTCATAGTGCTAATGCTAATAATTTAGGTTGGAGAACTGAGATGCAATGGAATTCTCATACTCAACCAACATCACTTACGAATGAATTATTATGGTATCATCGATATAACATTATTTTACATGCAAACCTTTTGATTAATGGAATTTTAGAAGGGAACTTAACAGAAACCCCAACATTAAATTCAATTTTAGGGCAAGCTTATACATATAGAGCCTATGCATATTTATCTTTAGTACAACATTATGGTAAAGGGTATTTAATTGGTAACCCTAGTACTGATTCAGGTGTACCTTTACTTTTTTCTTCAGAATCACCATTTACTAGCGAACCAAGATCAACAGTTGAAGAAATTTATAATCAAATAGGACAAGATTTAGATGCTGCTATTAGTGCTTTTGAAAAAGGATCTACAAGACCATCAGGAGGACCAGAGGTAAAATCTCAGTTGAATATAGATGTAGCTTATGGATTAAAAGCCAGATGGGCTCTTTCTAAAGGAGACTGGCAAACAGCTGCTGATGCTGCTGTGGCTGCACGTCAAAATTATCCGTTAATGAATGAATCAGAATGGAAAGCAGGATTTAATTCAAATGATCTTTCGGAAGTTATTTGGGGAAGTAATGTTATTCAAACAGAAACAACATTTTTCCGCTCATATTTTTATCTAGCTAGCAATACTTTTAATGGAAGTCAAATTAGAAATAATCCAAAAATAGCTGATAGAAGATTGGTTGATGCAATTCCTGATACAGATTATAGAAAAGATGTATTCATAATTGACGCACCTAATACGAATTTTTCTGCGGCAAACAATGAAGGAGGACTTGATTCAGATACAGGATTACCAAGAGATCCTAATTATGCAAGTGATCTAGATGCATATAATGCCAGAAGAGCTGAAATAAATTCAGAGTATGGTATTACGAATAGTTTTAACCAACATCCTTATATGCATTTTAAATTGAAGAATAAGAATCCTGGATCTATTGATCCTGATGATATAATTTATATGCGTGCCTCAGAAATGTATTTAATTGAAGCTGAAGCAAAAGCAATGATGAACGATATAACAGGAGCACAAAATGCTTTAAAGCCATTAGGTGAAGAGCGTGATAGTGCTTATGATGTAACAGTTTATAATACACAAGAATCTTTAATGGATCATATTAAGTTTCAAAGAGGAGTAGAATTATGGGGAGAAGGTTTTGGATATACAGATAAAATTCGTTGGGATGAAGGGATAGACCATGGAGCCAATGGAGGTTCGGGAGCTTCAGCAGTACTTTACCAAGGAGCTTATCAAATAGAAAAACCTTCTTTAAATGATGACTGGATTTTTAAAATTCCTCAAGCAGAGATAAATGCCAATCCAAACATATCACCAAGTGATCAAAACTAA
- the pyrF gene encoding orotidine-5'-phosphate decarboxylase — translation MTTQQLVSEIQKKKSFLCIGLDVDLNKIPAHLLQEEDPIFAFNKAIIDATHHLCVAYKPNTAFYEAYGIKGWKSLERTINYLNEKHPEIFTIADAKRGDIGNTSTMYAKAFFEDLAFDSVTVAPYMGKDSVEPFLAFEDKHTIMLALTSNQGAFDFQTKTVDGKELYKQVIETSKSWKNSQNLMYVVGATKAEYLTDIRKIIPESFLLVPGVGAQGGSLEEVCKYGMTKNTVGLLINSSRGIIYASNESDFAEAAAAKAKELQQQMENILK, via the coding sequence ATGACAACACAACAACTTGTATCTGAAATTCAAAAAAAGAAATCATTTTTATGTATTGGATTAGATGTTGATTTAAACAAAATTCCAGCACATTTACTTCAAGAGGAAGATCCTATTTTTGCCTTTAATAAAGCTATTATTGATGCTACGCATCATCTTTGTGTAGCTTACAAGCCTAATACTGCTTTTTATGAAGCTTATGGAATTAAAGGCTGGAAATCTCTTGAAAGAACGATTAATTACTTAAACGAAAAACATCCTGAAATTTTTACCATTGCTGATGCTAAGCGTGGTGATATTGGTAATACTAGTACCATGTATGCAAAAGCTTTTTTTGAAGACTTAGCTTTTGACTCGGTAACGGTTGCTCCATACATGGGAAAAGATTCTGTTGAACCTTTTTTAGCTTTTGAAGATAAACATACCATTATGTTGGCTTTAACTTCTAACCAAGGCGCTTTTGACTTCCAAACAAAAACTGTTGATGGTAAAGAGTTATACAAACAAGTAATTGAAACTTCTAAATCTTGGAAAAACTCACAGAATTTAATGTACGTAGTTGGCGCTACGAAGGCTGAATATTTAACTGATATCAGAAAAATTATTCCTGAAAGCTTTTTATTAGTTCCTGGGGTTGGTGCCCAAGGAGGTAGTTTAGAAGAAGTTTGTAAATACGGGATGACTAAGAACACTGTAGGCTTATTAATTAATTCTTCTCGTGGAATTATTTATGCTTCTAACGAGAGTGATTTTGCTGAGGCTGCTGCTGCTAAAGCTAAAGAGTTACAACAACAAATGGAAAATATTTTAAAATAA
- a CDS encoding ABC transporter permease: protein MFQYIVNKIFYGFLTLFGVVTVIFLLFNILPGDPARMMLDQREDTEQLQNIRKKYGFDKPVFTQYLYYLNDVSPLSFHSNNKENYTFLSEEKYNAQPLFSVGNTEVVVKTPYLRQSFQKNGKNVSEVIKETLPNTAILAVVAITIALILGIILGVFSALFKDTFFDRIIAVISTLGMSVPSFFSAILFAWLFGFVLHKYTSLEMTGSLYEVDDFGERMHIQWKNLILPAIVLGIRPLAVVIQLMRNSLLETLSQDYIRTAKSKGVTMYQVIKKHALKNSLNPVITAISGWFASMLAGAVFVEYIFNWNGLGKEIVNSLNTLDLPVIMGAVLVVATLFIIINIIVDILYSWLDPRIRLQ from the coding sequence ATGTTTCAATATATCGTTAACAAAATTTTTTACGGATTCTTAACACTGTTTGGTGTAGTTACTGTGATTTTTTTACTGTTTAACATTTTACCTGGAGATCCAGCTCGTATGATGTTAGATCAGAGAGAAGACACCGAACAACTACAAAATATTCGAAAAAAATACGGATTTGATAAACCTGTATTCACACAGTATTTGTATTATTTGAATGATGTTTCTCCGTTGTCGTTTCACAGTAATAATAAAGAGAATTATACTTTCTTATCTGAAGAGAAATACAATGCGCAACCCTTGTTTTCTGTTGGGAATACAGAGGTGGTTGTAAAAACGCCGTATTTACGTCAATCATTTCAAAAAAATGGAAAAAATGTTTCCGAAGTAATTAAAGAAACGTTACCCAATACAGCAATTCTAGCGGTGGTAGCCATAACCATTGCTTTAATTTTAGGAATTATTTTAGGAGTCTTTTCAGCCTTATTTAAAGATACATTTTTTGATAGAATCATAGCAGTCATTAGTACTTTAGGAATGAGTGTTCCTTCTTTCTTTTCGGCAATTTTATTTGCTTGGTTATTCGGTTTTGTATTACACAAGTACACAAGTTTAGAAATGACTGGAAGTTTGTACGAAGTAGATGATTTTGGTGAAAGAATGCATATTCAATGGAAAAATTTAATACTACCAGCAATAGTGTTAGGTATTCGCCCGTTAGCAGTAGTAATTCAGTTAATGCGAAACTCGTTGTTAGAAACGCTGAGTCAAGATTACATACGAACTGCAAAATCAAAAGGGGTAACGATGTATCAAGTAATAAAAAAGCACGCCTTAAAAAACTCATTAAACCCAGTAATAACAGCAATTTCTGGATGGTTTGCATCTATGTTAGCAGGTGCGGTTTTTGTAGAGTATATTTTTAACTGGAACGGATTAGGAAAAGAAATAGTAAACTCGCTAAATACTCTTGATTTACCCGTAATTATGGGAGCTGTTTTAGTAGTGGCTACGTTATTTATAATCATAAATATTATAGTAGATATTTTATATAGCTGGTTAGACCCTCGAATAAGATTACAATAA
- a CDS encoding TlpA family protein disulfide reductase, with product MRTFFLLTIIVFLSSCAVFQPKHFTETSLNEELLTLERESISFKEILKRNKGKKIFVQIFATYCPYSQKSFKDVLSFQKKNSQFEYVFLSVDHSYHDWKRGLESIPVKGQHYYIQKKGKGELGKFLKLKTIPRFLIVDEEGSIEIFKSSKVSDKLIR from the coding sequence ATGAGAACATTTTTTTTATTAACAATCATAGTTTTTTTATCAAGTTGCGCTGTTTTTCAGCCAAAACATTTTACTGAAACATCTTTGAATGAAGAATTACTAACTTTAGAAAGAGAGTCAATTTCATTTAAGGAAATCTTAAAGCGAAATAAAGGCAAAAAGATATTTGTACAAATATTTGCAACCTATTGTCCCTATAGTCAAAAGAGCTTTAAAGATGTGCTTTCATTTCAAAAGAAAAACTCACAATTTGAATATGTGTTTTTATCGGTAGACCATTCGTACCATGATTGGAAAAGAGGTTTAGAAAGTATTCCTGTTAAAGGACAGCACTATTACATTCAGAAGAAAGGTAAAGGTGAACTTGGAAAGTTTTTAAAACTAAAAACAATTCCACGATTTTTAATTGTTGATGAAGAAGGAAGTATTGAGATATTTAAATCGTCAAAGGTGTCGGATAAATTAATTCGTTAA
- the tpiA gene encoding triose-phosphate isomerase codes for MRQKIVAGNWKMNKNLDEAKELIEGIKEEVKTGLEEGTRVIVAPSFVNLESAVKNTEESLVEVAAQNMHQSKSGAFTGEVSADMLTNLGVSIVILGHSERREYFGETDELLAQKVDAALVNGLEVIFCFGELLEDRKSGNHFGVVESQVKKALFHLKEEAFKNIILAYEPVWAIGTGETASPEQAQEMHAFVREIFAKEYGKEIADTISILYGGSVKPANAKEIFSKPDVDGGLIGGAALKVEDFAAIIKSI; via the coding sequence GTGAGACAAAAAATAGTTGCAGGTAACTGGAAGATGAATAAAAACCTTGATGAAGCAAAAGAATTAATTGAGGGAATAAAGGAAGAAGTAAAAACTGGTTTAGAAGAAGGTACTAGAGTGATAGTTGCTCCTAGTTTTGTAAACCTAGAGTCAGCAGTAAAAAACACTGAAGAATCACTTGTAGAAGTTGCCGCACAAAACATGCATCAATCTAAAAGTGGAGCGTTCACAGGAGAGGTTTCAGCAGATATGCTAACAAATTTAGGTGTTAGCATAGTAATTTTGGGGCATTCTGAACGTAGAGAATACTTTGGTGAAACGGATGAGTTATTAGCTCAAAAGGTAGATGCTGCTTTGGTGAACGGATTAGAAGTAATTTTTTGTTTTGGAGAATTATTAGAAGATAGAAAGTCAGGAAATCATTTTGGGGTGGTTGAAAGTCAGGTTAAAAAAGCATTGTTCCACTTAAAAGAAGAAGCTTTTAAGAATATTATTTTAGCCTATGAGCCAGTTTGGGCTATTGGAACAGGAGAAACAGCTTCACCAGAGCAAGCACAAGAAATGCATGCTTTTGTAAGAGAAATTTTTGCTAAAGAGTATGGAAAAGAAATAGCAGATACCATTTCAATTTTGTATGGAGGAAGTGTAAAACCAGCCAATGCTAAAGAAATTTTTTCTAAGCCAGATGTTGATGGAGGTTTAATAGGTGGAGCGGCATTAAAAGTTGAAGATTTTGCAGCAATAATTAAATCAATTTAA
- the prmA gene encoding 50S ribosomal protein L11 methyltransferase gives MDNIYIEYTFEVTPKEPTTEILIAELGALGFESFVENENGVIAYIQKEDWNKDILNDVFVLNSEEFSIDYKHKEIEQTNWNEEWEKNFNPIQVDDLVSIRAPFHENPNLKYDIVIEPKMSFGTGHHETTYMMVQHLINLDVASKKVLDMGCGTGILAIFAEMKGAQPIDAIDIDVWCYENSLENVERNNCKHISVYEGDASLLKGKKYDVIIANINRNILLNDMETYTSCLTEKGVLLLSGFYSEDIPVIDNEVSKYSLTLKDTIKRNNWVALQYQK, from the coding sequence ATGGACAATATTTATATAGAATATACTTTTGAAGTAACACCAAAAGAACCAACTACAGAAATTCTAATCGCTGAGTTAGGTGCCTTAGGGTTTGAAAGTTTTGTTGAAAATGAAAATGGAGTTATAGCATATATCCAAAAAGAAGATTGGAATAAAGATATTTTAAATGATGTTTTTGTTTTAAACTCAGAAGAGTTTTCAATTGACTATAAACACAAAGAGATAGAACAAACGAATTGGAATGAAGAATGGGAAAAGAATTTTAATCCTATTCAAGTAGACGATTTGGTTAGTATCCGAGCTCCATTTCATGAAAACCCTAACTTGAAGTACGATATCGTTATTGAGCCAAAAATGAGTTTTGGTACAGGACATCATGAAACTACATACATGATGGTACAACATTTGATTAATTTAGATGTAGCGAGTAAAAAAGTACTAGATATGGGGTGTGGTACAGGGATTTTAGCAATTTTTGCAGAAATGAAAGGAGCACAACCTATTGATGCTATAGATATTGACGTTTGGTGTTATGAGAATTCATTAGAGAATGTAGAAAGAAATAACTGTAAACATATTTCGGTTTATGAAGGAGATGCATCTTTATTAAAAGGGAAAAAATATGATGTTATTATAGCGAATATCAACCGAAATATTTTGTTAAATGATATGGAAACCTACACGAGTTGCTTAACTGAAAAAGGAGTTTTATTATTAAGTGGATTTTATAGTGAAGATATTCCAGTGATTGATAATGAGGTTTCTAAGTACAGTTTAACATTAAAAGATACCATAAAAAGAAATAATTGGGTAGCTTTGCAGTATCAAAAATAA
- a CDS encoding ATP-dependent Clp protease adaptor ClpS, which produces MSTIEKIQEELDVLLNETRKHEIVLHNDDVNTFDFVIDSLVTVCDHTLEQAEQCTILVHYKGKCSVKTGEYKDLEPRCSKLLELGLSAEII; this is translated from the coding sequence ATGAGTACGATAGAAAAAATTCAAGAAGAGCTTGATGTTTTATTAAATGAAACAAGAAAGCATGAAATTGTTTTGCATAACGATGATGTAAATACTTTTGATTTTGTAATTGATAGCCTTGTAACTGTATGTGATCATACATTAGAGCAGGCAGAACAATGTACTATCTTAGTACATTATAAAGGTAAGTGTTCGGTTAAAACAGGAGAGTATAAAGATTTAGAACCAAGATGCTCTAAATTATTAGAATTAGGTTTATCAGCAGAGATAATATAA